A stretch of Mus caroli chromosome 5, CAROLI_EIJ_v1.1, whole genome shotgun sequence DNA encodes these proteins:
- the LOC110293857 gene encoding claudin-13, with amino-acid sequence MVFSKQEAISFSVTTLGWVGAIVSCVLPVWRVTFPDDETDPGAIIWEGLWHICQVRENRWIQCTLYDTRLLVAQDIKVSRVFMVICTIGTWLGLLLCVLGDWRINCFMNFTIEENLLKVAGGMFLSVGLLMLVPLSWVTHNIXHGFFNPLMGFSKKVQMGTSLYLAWTSFLLLLLGGILLCVNIPVCRDFPSCIEIPGVRPSEANSNTPDV; translated from the exons ATGGTCTTCAGCAAACAAGAGGCCATCAGCTTCTCTGTGACTACACTGGGTTGGGTGGGTGCCATTGTGAGCTGTGTGCTGCCCGTTTGGAGGGTGACATTTCCAGATGATGAGACAGATCCAGGTGCCATCATTTGGGAGGGTCTGTGGCACATATGCCAGGTTCGGGAAAACAGGTGGATACAGTGTACACTGTATGACACCCGGCTACTGGTAGCACAGGACATAAAAGTGTCTCGAGTCTTTATGGTCATCTGCACCATTGGAACCTGGCTGGGATTGCTGCTCTGCGTGCTTGGGGATTGGCGCATCAATTGTTTCATGAATTTTACTATTGAAGAGAACCTCTTGAAGGTAGCCGGTGGGATGTTTCTTAGTGTTGGCCTTCTGATGCTGGTACCCCTGTCTTGGGTAACACACAACATCATNCATGGCTTCTTTAACCCATTGATGGGCTTCTCGAAGAAAGTACAGATGGGCACTTCACTCTACCTGGCCTGGACCAGCttcctgctgctgttgctgggaGGTATCCTGCTCTGTGTCAACATCCCAGTGTGCAGAGACTTTCCCAGTTGCATTGAGATCCCTGGTGTCAGACCTTCAGAAGCCAACAGCAATACCCCAG ATGTTTGA